The sequence below is a genomic window from Candidatus Aegiribacteria sp..
GATTCCGTTGAGTTGCCCAACCTCAACAGACAATTCTATTTCAGAGATCAGATTGGATATCCCAAGGTTGAAGCACTTAGGCATAATCTGGAACAGATAAATCCTGACGCCATAATAGAAATTCATAACAGGATAATAGACGCACAAAACGCTTGTTCCATCTATTCTGAGTGTGATTTTCTTGTTGAAGCGTTTGACAGTGCCGAAGCAAAAGTGATGCTCCTTGAATCCTGGCTGACAGGGCTTCCTGGAAGACCGATTGTTGCTTGTTCAGGACTCGCGGGATACGGTAGAACTGATTTAATCAAAGTGGACAGGAGAGAGGATTTTACACTTGTGGGCGATCAGCAGAGCAACCTTTCACTGGGGACTTTATCCGCCAGGGTAGGTATTGTTGCAAACATGATGGCCAACGAAATCATCGAACTCCTATCGGGGTCGCCCATTAAGTGATTGATGTCAAGAGGGTAGACTTTCGCGTCCTGCATTTCTGCTCTTCTATCAATTTCATCGATTGTCTGATGCTTCAGTGCGCCCTCGTTTACGATCGGTCGGTTTGCACATCACGAGATGCGCACCAGTCACCCATCTGGATCAAGACATAGTGATCAACGATCATCAATGGTCGATACCATTGTGTCAAATCGACATAACGGGTATATAAGCAGTCTGAATAATCATTTTTTACATGGAGGTAGTAGATTGAGAAAGAGTACAGCTGCAATTTTTGTTCTGTCTGCAATTCTGCTGGCAGGGGATATTTCAGGAGTTGTTACAATATTCCATGCCGGAAGTCTGGCGGTTCCACTGGAGATCATTGAAGATCAGTTTGAAGCGATGTATCCGGATGTTGATGTAAGAAGGGAGTCTGCGGGAAGCGTTGCCTGCGCCAGGAAGATAACCGAACTGGGCAGGGAAGACTGCGATATATTGGCTTCAGCTGATTACCGGGTAATAGACAATATGCTGATACCTGAATTTGCGTCATGGAACGCCATATTCGCAACCAACAGAATGGTGCTTGCCTACACTCCTGGAAGCCGCTTCGCGGATGAGATAAACGCGGACAATTGGGTCGAGACACTTCAAAATGACGCTGTTGAATGGGGTCATTCCGATCCGGATGCTGATCCCTGCGGTTATAGAACCCTGCTGGTACTGCAGCTTGCTGAAGAATATTACAGTATTCCAGGGATTGCGGTTTCACTTCTGGAAAATCGTGATGAAAGGAATATCAGACCCAGATCGGTAGAACTGATTTCGCTTCTTGAAAGCGGGCATTTGGATTACGCGTTTGAATACCTTTCGGTAGCTGTTCAGCACGATCTTGAATACGTTGATTTCCCGCCTGAAATCAATCTGGGAGATCCTGATTTCGCGGATCTGTACGCAACGGCATCAACAGAAATAGCCGGAAGCTCCCCGGGTGAGACAAGAACTGTTACAGGTGCGCCGATCGCATATGGAATAACACTGATAAACTGGGCACCTAATACGGATGCGGCCATAGCATTTCTTGAATATATGCTGTCACCCGAGGGCGGTCTTGCCGTACTGGCGGAAATGGGACAGCCGCCGTTCATTCCATGCAGAATTTCCGCAGAGACCGATACGGCATCTATTCCGGAGTGCCTTGCTGATCTGATTGAGTAAACAGTGAAATCAGGTCCCTTCATATGGGTTTGCATCGTATTCGCGGTTGTAGTGCTGTCTTTCCTGGCCCTTCCGCTGGTAAATATCGCGACAGCGCCGTCACCGGGCATCATCTGGGAATCCCTTCACGACGGGGAGATAATGAACGCCGTTCTCCTGAGCCTTTACACTTCGGGAATGGCCGCAGTCATCTGTCTGATACTGGGAACCCCTTTCGCGTACCTGCTTGCGAGGAAGGATTTTCCGGGGAAGAATCTTGTTGAGAGCATTGTTGATATACCCATAGTTATACCGCATCCGGTTGTGGGTATAGCCATTCTCGCTGTATCCGGCAGAAACCACTGGTTCGGTAAAATCCTTGCGGATCTGGGTGTAAGAATAATGGGAAGTCCTGCCGGGATCATTACAGTTCTTGTATTCGTCTCGATACCCTTTTTCATAAACGCCGCGAAAGAGGGTTTTTCATCCGTTCCTGAAAGGCTTGAGAAAGTTTCGATGACACTTGGCGCATCAAAACTGTCCACATTCAAGCGAGTTACACTTCCCCTTGCGGGAAGAAGTATGGTTGCTGGAACAATAATGAGTGCAGCAAGGGCACTTAGCGAATTCGGTGCGGTTATTGTTATTGCCTATCATCCGATGATTGCTCCTGTTCTGATGTTTGAGCGTTACCAGGCTTACGGTCTTGAGTACTCCCAGCCGGTAGCATTCATACTTATCGCAATGAGTTTAATGATATTCATTGCCCTCAGAGTTCTCACTTCCAGGAAGCGGAGAACGGTTTGATAAGCCTGAAGGATATCAAAGTCACTTTCAAGGGCTTTCAGCTGGGTCCACTGCACCTTGAAATACCTGAAAGCGTATTCTTCATACTCATGGGTCCCACCGGTTCGGGAAAAACCCTCCTCCTTGAGACGATTGCCGGACTTGTCAGACAGGATTCAGGTACCATTGAGATTAATGGCGAAGATGTTACAGAAAACCCGCCGGGCAGGCGGAGCGTTGGCATCGTTTATCAGGATACCGCCCTTTTTCCCCACCTGTCCGTGAAGCAGAACATCATGTTCGGGGTTCGCTATTCGCAGAACGGTATCAAGCACGATTTTGATAAGCTTGTGGAAATCCTCGACCTGGAGCGGCTTCTGGACAGATTACCAGAGAAACTCAGCGGAGGAGAGAAACAGCGGACTGCACTTGCCCGTGTACTTATCACAGATCCCGGAGTTATTCTCCTGGATGAACCGCTCAGTTCCCTTGATCAGATGTTCAAAGGGGAAATCAGAAGTGAACTCAGACGGCTTCATAGTGAAACAGCAATGACTTTCCTGATGACAACCCATGATTTCACCGATGCCCTTTCAATGGGTACTCACGGTGCTGTGATAAGGGATGGAAGAATCGAGCAGGCAGGAACGATAGACGAAATATTTTACAGTCCGAAAACTCCGTTCATGGCATCATTTGTAGGAATGAAGAATGTTTTCCCGGCAGAATTCAGTGAAGATGGAGCTAGCGTAAAAGGACATCTTGTCAGGCATACAACGAATAAAAGTGGACATGGGTTTCTGGCGATACCACCGGAGTCGATAGTTGTTTCAAAGGAAGCTACAGTTACAAGTGAACGAAATCACTTCATTGGAAAAATCTCATCTGTTGAACGTACAGGTTCAATTTTCAGTATCTCTGTGGCTTGCGGTAATCTGTTATTAATCTCATCTGTTACCAGAAGTGCTTTATCGGAACTGAATCTGACAAAAGGTCAGGATGTGTATATTTCCTTCAAGGCAAGTGCCGTTCATGTTTTCTGAGAAGGAGATTCCATGAAGTGTCTGAAAGTAAAAGGAGAGCCGGCAGAGAGGAGAGAGTTCATCTCCAGATTCATCGCGGCTTTATCTGACAGGGCAATCTGCGTGATATCCACGAATCTGTCAGGTGAAATCGAAGCAGCATTTCCGGGCAAGTCATCCATTGAAGGTCTGCTTGAATCAATGCCCCCCGATCTTGTTATCATCCCGACTGACAGTAATCTGATAGCACCGATTGTAGATTGCGGGGAGGAAGTAACTTCCGGGAATTCACTTGTACTGACGACATTTCGCGTTGAAGATACAGATACGAATTACGCCGCCATATACAGAAACACTTTTCATCTTCTGCCACAGAAAACTGAAGAGGAATGCGGCAGATGCGGACTGGACTGCAGACGAATGGCGGAGGCGATTCTGAGTGGCTGCAAAAGGGAAGAGGAGTGTTTCTACGCTCCGGGGAGAATTGAAATCACTCTTGATGGCAGACCGTTGGAAGTAGGGAAGTTTCCTGCAGAAATGATTGAGGGATCCATTCGCGGACTTCTTTCATCGATGAAGGGCTACAGGGAAGATTCAGATATCCTGATAAGGATTAAGGCTAATTAAGGCTAAGTAGGGTCAAATCTTTCCTCTTGACAAATAGCATCAATTTAATACTATTTGAGTATGACTAGACCTTTAAGAATCCAGTATCCTGGTGCTTATTATCATGTCACCTGCCGCGGGAACGAAAAAAAGGTGATATTCACAGATGCACAGGATCAAAAAGCTTTTCTGGAAAAACTTTCACTCTCCCTGGAAATCTATAATGTATCTCTTCTAGCATATGTATGTATGCCAAACCATTTCCATTTACTGGCAACCACTCCGGATGGAAATCTGTCTGAATTCATGCGTCATTTTAATATTTCTTACACTTCTGTTTTCAATCACAGACATAGCCGGGTGGGACATCTTTACCAGGGAAGATACAAGGCTTTTTTGATAGATTCTGATAATTATCTTCTAAAGGTATCCCGTTATATTCATCTGAATCCTATACGGATTGAATCTTATGCCGAGAAATCATTTGATGATAGAATTAATATACTCCTCAAGTGCAAAGCCAGCAGTTTATTGGGGTATTTCTCAGTGGGGAAAAGAAGAGGCTTCGTTAATTACAGTACTGTGCTGGATTATATGGGTGGAGATAATCGCAGTGGCAGGCAGGAGTATCGAAAATTCATAGAACTGGGTATTGATCAGGATACAGAAAATCCTCTTGAATCAGGTAAAGGGATTGGGATCGTGGGAGAAGCTGACTTTATTCAACAGGTTAAAGAAAGATTTCTGAGTAAGGAAGTATTTGAAAGAGAGAAACCTGCCCTGAGGGAATTAAGAAAAATATTCGAGCCAGATGAGCTGATCGATAATTTTGCATGTTTGATCAGTAAGCGCAGGTGCGATATTTGTCAGCGTGGTAAAAGATCTGTGGAAAGATCAATGCTGATGGAATTTCTGTACCGTTTCTGTCGGATAACCCAACCTGAAATAGGTAAACTGCTGGCAGGAATAGATTATAGTACAGTTAGCAACTCAAGGAAAAGATTACAAGTCATGTTGGGGAATGATCTACAATTGAAGAGAAGATTCGATAAATTATGTGATCAGTTGATTCAAATATCAAGAGGAAAGATTTGACCCCTATGTCCTGATGTTGACGCTCTGCGCGAGTGCCAGATTCATGATATTTTCTGCAACTTCTTCCAGATAACCTTTCGGGTAAGAGGGGATACCTGTGAAATCTTCAGATAGTGTTTTAAAAGAATGGAAACCCTGAAGTACGTATTTCTTCACTGGACCGATTTCTCTCAGTAGTTCTATCACATCGTCTCCATCGACAATACCTGGAACCATAGTTGTCCTGAACTCATATTCCGGTAGAGTTTTTATTATGTCGATTGACATGCTTACATCAGCAAATACTGCTTTTTCACCAGTTGCTTTAGGATATTTAGGCGGAGAGCTTTTCAGGTCCATGGCTACGTAATCGATATACTCAAGAATGCTTTCAAGTTCATTTGGTCTGGTTCCGTTTGTGTCAAGTTTGATAAATAGAGATGTATATTTCCTGATGCTTTCGATCAGCTCGGAAAGGCGACTGTATATCAATGGTTCACCGCCTGTTATGCAAACGGCTTCAATGAAACCTTCTCGCTTAGAGAGTTCTTTCAACACTGTTTCATGTGAAAGATCGAATTCATTTTCGAGCATATCTGGTCTGACCAGCTCAGGATTATGGCAGAATGGACAATGAAGATTACATCCGCTGATAAAAATGATGGATGAAATCTTTCCGGGATACTCTATAAGGCTGGTCCCTGTGAGGGATCGAATCAATTAGTAGCCTTTTGTTCTGATTTCTCCAGAGTAACATACTTACGCTGAGAAAATTCCTCTCTTTTTCCTCGATTCCAGTTCTGGACAGGTCTGTAATAACCCACAATTCTTGAATATACTTCTGTTCTGATTGCATTTATCCGGAATTTCCTGTTGGCTTCAGGCATTAATTTTAACCTTTCCTATGTTGAGAAACAGGCTTCCCTGTTCCTCAGATGTATTCTCATCAACTTCATTATAGCTGCCTTCAGGCAACTGCTCATCTGTGTCTACGATTTCTCCGAACTCAGCAAGTTCCTCCTTGGTATGCGGATACGGACACAGGAAATGTTCTCCCGCAATATAGCCATGAACCGGGCATATGGAAAATGTAGGAGTAAAGCTGAAATATGGCAGATGAAATTTCGTTACAATAGATCTTGCCAGCTTCCTGACCATTTTCCAGTCTGTAATAGCTTCACCTATAAAGATATGAACAACAGTTCCTCCTGTAAACATTGTTTGTAGTGGATCCTGATGCTCAAGCAGAGAGTAGACATCCATCTGTTCTGTTACGGGCAGGTGAACGGAGTTAGTGTAATAGGGGTCTGAACTGCCCATGAAATAGGCGTCCGGGAATTCCTTCATGTCTTTCCTGGCCAGGCTGTAGGAAGCGCCCTCTGCAGGGGAGGCCTCAAGATTGTACAGGTTGCCTGTCTCCTCCTGGAACTCCGACAGCTTATCTCTCATGAATTCAAGAATTGATAGTGCCCACAATCGTCCTTCTTCGGTAGCGATACTATTCCCCAGGAAATTCATGCAGCTTTCATTCATGCCGATAAGTCCGATAGTCGAGAAGTGATTGCTCCAGTATTGCCCCTGCTCGAGTTTGATGCTGCGCAGATAATGGCTTGTATATGGGTAAAGACCTCTATCCGTGAGTTTTTCAATAAGATCACGCTTGAGTTCAAGTGATTCTCTGGCAGCTTCCATTACAGATGAAAGACGGTCATAGAATTCTTCTTCGTTTGCTGATGTATACCCGATTTTGGGAAGATTTATCGTAACAACACCAATTGAACCTGTCAGAGGATTTGAACCGAACAATCCGCCTCCTCTGCTTCGAAGCTCTCTGTTATCAAGACGCAGTCTGCAGCACATGCTCCTGGCATCATCCGGGTCCATGTCTGAATTAACAAAATTGCTGAAGTATGGAACACCATATTTTCCGGTCATTTCCCACATTGGTTTGAGATTTTCATCGTCCCAGTTGAAATCCTTTGTCAGATTGTAAGTTGGTATCGGGAAAGTGAAAATTCTTCCCTTCGAGTCGCCTTCCATCATGAGTTCAGCGAATGCGTGATTTATCATGTTCATTTCTGACTGGAAATCACCATATACTTCGCTTTTTTCTTTTCCACCAATTATTACATTCTGATCGCGGAGAGTCTCCGATGGTTTCAGATCCATAGTGATGTTCGTGAATGGAGCCTGGAACCCAACTCTTGTTGGAATATTTACATTAAAAAGGAATTCCTGAAAGGACTGTTTAACCTGGGTGTAATCAAGATTATCAAACCTTATGAATGGTGCAAGAAGTGTATCAAAATTTGAGAAGGCCTGCGCCCCGGCGGCTTCTCCCTGGAGGGTATAAAAGTAATTGACGATCTGCCCGAGTGCTGTTCTGAGATGAGCAGGCGGTTTTGATTCAGTTTTTCCCCGTGCCCCCCTGAATCCTTCCTTCAGCAACGTCATGAGATCCCAGCCAACACAATACGGTCCCAGTATTCCCAGATCATGTA
It includes:
- the thiF gene encoding sulfur carrier protein ThiS adenylyltransferase ThiF, which produces MIEEETNAFRDNPPGLTFFLDRSSVGIAGAGGIGSNVAATLIRAGVGRLVIADFDSVELPNLNRQFYFRDQIGYPKVEALRHNLEQINPDAIIEIHNRIIDAQNACSIYSECDFLVEAFDSAEAKVMLLESWLTGLPGRPIVACSGLAGYGRTDLIKVDRREDFTLVGDQQSNLSLGTLSARVGIVANMMANEIIELLSGSPIK
- the wtpA gene encoding tungstate ABC transporter substrate-binding protein WtpA, with the protein product MVDTIVSNRHNGYISSLNNHFLHGGSRLRKSTAAIFVLSAILLAGDISGVVTIFHAGSLAVPLEIIEDQFEAMYPDVDVRRESAGSVACARKITELGREDCDILASADYRVIDNMLIPEFASWNAIFATNRMVLAYTPGSRFADEINADNWVETLQNDAVEWGHSDPDADPCGYRTLLVLQLAEEYYSIPGIAVSLLENRDERNIRPRSVELISLLESGHLDYAFEYLSVAVQHDLEYVDFPPEINLGDPDFADLYATASTEIAGSSPGETRTVTGAPIAYGITLINWAPNTDAAIAFLEYMLSPEGGLAVLAEMGQPPFIPCRISAETDTASIPECLADLIE
- a CDS encoding ABC transporter permease; protein product: MKSGPFIWVCIVFAVVVLSFLALPLVNIATAPSPGIIWESLHDGEIMNAVLLSLYTSGMAAVICLILGTPFAYLLARKDFPGKNLVESIVDIPIVIPHPVVGIAILAVSGRNHWFGKILADLGVRIMGSPAGIITVLVFVSIPFFINAAKEGFSSVPERLEKVSMTLGASKLSTFKRVTLPLAGRSMVAGTIMSAARALSEFGAVIVIAYHPMIAPVLMFERYQAYGLEYSQPVAFILIAMSLMIFIALRVLTSRKRRTV
- a CDS encoding ABC transporter ATP-binding protein — translated: MISLKDIKVTFKGFQLGPLHLEIPESVFFILMGPTGSGKTLLLETIAGLVRQDSGTIEINGEDVTENPPGRRSVGIVYQDTALFPHLSVKQNIMFGVRYSQNGIKHDFDKLVEILDLERLLDRLPEKLSGGEKQRTALARVLITDPGVILLDEPLSSLDQMFKGEIRSELRRLHSETAMTFLMTTHDFTDALSMGTHGAVIRDGRIEQAGTIDEIFYSPKTPFMASFVGMKNVFPAEFSEDGASVKGHLVRHTTNKSGHGFLAIPPESIVVSKEATVTSERNHFIGKISSVERTGSIFSISVACGNLLLISSVTRSALSELNLTKGQDVYISFKASAVHVF
- a CDS encoding transposase; protein product: MIFTDAQDQKAFLEKLSLSLEIYNVSLLAYVCMPNHFHLLATTPDGNLSEFMRHFNISYTSVFNHRHSRVGHLYQGRYKAFLIDSDNYLLKVSRYIHLNPIRIESYAEKSFDDRINILLKCKASSLLGYFSVGKRRGFVNYSTVLDYMGGDNRSGRQEYRKFIELGIDQDTENPLESGKGIGIVGEADFIQQVKERFLSKEVFEREKPALRELRKIFEPDELIDNFACLISKRRCDICQRGKRSVERSMLMEFLYRFCRITQPEIGKLLAGIDYSTVSNSRKRLQVMLGNDLQLKRRFDKLCDQLIQISRGKI
- a CDS encoding anaerobic ribonucleoside-triphosphate reductase activating protein yields the protein MIRSLTGTSLIEYPGKISSIIFISGCNLHCPFCHNPELVRPDMLENEFDLSHETVLKELSKREGFIEAVCITGGEPLIYSRLSELIESIRKYTSLFIKLDTNGTRPNELESILEYIDYVAMDLKSSPPKYPKATGEKAVFADVSMSIDIIKTLPEYEFRTTMVPGIVDGDDVIELLREIGPVKKYVLQGFHSFKTLSEDFTGIPSYPKGYLEEVAENIMNLALAQSVNIRT
- a CDS encoding ribonucleoside triphosphate reductase, yielding MDWLIRKRDGKIVNFSKLKIEKVVERTLKASSTESDPSEITDQVEAALYMNFFKTGSIPTVEQIQDFIEETFVLRKLTSAARAFILYREKKSEARDVDHLLSGMAGAVSDYIGKDDWRVKENSNMNYSLQGLNFYLSSSITRRYWLSRIYTPRIREFQENGDFHIHDLGILGPYCVGWDLMTLLKEGFRGARGKTESKPPAHLRTALGQIVNYFYTLQGEAAGAQAFSNFDTLLAPFIRFDNLDYTQVKQSFQEFLFNVNIPTRVGFQAPFTNITMDLKPSETLRDQNVIIGGKEKSEVYGDFQSEMNMINHAFAELMMEGDSKGRIFTFPIPTYNLTKDFNWDDENLKPMWEMTGKYGVPYFSNFVNSDMDPDDARSMCCRLRLDNRELRSRGGGLFGSNPLTGSIGVVTINLPKIGYTSANEEEFYDRLSSVMEAARESLELKRDLIEKLTDRGLYPYTSHYLRSIKLEQGQYWSNHFSTIGLIGMNESCMNFLGNSIATEEGRLWALSILEFMRDKLSEFQEETGNLYNLEASPAEGASYSLARKDMKEFPDAYFMGSSDPYYTNSVHLPVTEQMDVYSLLEHQDPLQTMFTGGTVVHIFIGEAITDWKMVRKLARSIVTKFHLPYFSFTPTFSICPVHGYIAGEHFLCPYPHTKEELAEFGEIVDTDEQLPEGSYNEVDENTSEEQGSLFLNIGKVKINA